In Aspergillus nidulans FGSC A4 chromosome II, the genomic stretch CTCGGTATAGACCCGGAACGTATACCCGCGCTCCCCAGTCTCTGTTTTCAGATGGTCGCCAAGTAGCGGCAGCTCCTTGTGTCCGTAGCAGCCCTGTGAGAAGACCACCTCCTCGCACTTCTCTGCGATCCCTTGTCTAGGTGTGACCGTATAATACGCCAGCAGTGACGCCGACCCACCCCCGCAATAGGCGGCGATATCCGCGTTCGGCCCTATAACAAGTGTCTTTTTCCGTGGGTCGAGTGGGAGTACCTCATTGGCGTTTTTCAACAGCACAATCGAATCTGCTGCGGCTTGTCTGAGGAGCACACGATCCTCAACTCTGTCCAATTTTTGAGCGGGCGCATACTCGGGgattccagctctggagGTGAGCTGCACTAGCTCTAGCACCTTGCGGACGCGGTCATCCAGTGTTTTCTCCGACACTTTGTTGGAGGTCAAGGCGTGCATCAGTGCTGGGCCGCGAAATCGCGTTGGCCCAGGCATTTCGAGATCAAGCCCTGCATTGACTGCACTCGCGACGCTGTAGGTACCAAACCTGGACGTTCCAATATTAGCACAAGGCCAAAAAGAATAAAAGTCAACAAACCAGTCACTCATTATCAACCCCTCAAACCCCCATTCCTTCCGAATAATGTGGTTTAACAAACCAGGATCCTCGCTTGCATGCAATCCGTTCACCTTATTGTAGGAAGTCATCAAGGCGCCCGGCCTCGCGTTCTTGATTGCAAGCTGGAACGGCATGAGGTAAATTTCCCTCAGCGCCCGCTCGGTCACCATCGCACTGACCGCAATCCGCTCATGTTCCTGGTCATTGCAAACCAGATGCTTGAGCGTTGGAACTATCCCAAGATCCTTTACGCCCGCGCAGTAGCTTGCCGCCGAATTCCCCGAGAGTACCGGATCCTCAGAAAAAGATTCAAACCCACGCCCACCTAACGGCCCCCGCTGGATATTAATAGTAGGGCCTAGAAGTACGTGTGCGCCTTTGGCCTTGCATTCCGCTGCGAGAAGACGGCCGAGTTTGAAGAGAAGGTCTGTGTCAAACGTTGCGCCGAGCGCTGTTCCGCACGGGAGACAGGCGGAGGGGACGCCATTGAAGTAGCGCGTGCCGCGAGCACCGTTCGGGCCATCAGTGATTCGCATCGCCGGAATGCCGAGTCGTGGAATTGCGAAGGTGTGCCAGGCGTCGGTACCTGTATAAGGCGTCGAGTTAGTTGCGCCGTTATCAATCAGGCGTGTGGAGTGTAGGACGTGCCTGAGAGCAAGGAAACCTTCTCGGTTTGGGAGAGTTGGGAAATGATATGATCAATGGCCAGTTCGCCCATACTATTAGTATCTATGGAACCCATGGTAGTATTGCTTCGTTGGGCTCTCCGACTAGGGCGGAAGGCAGAGGTAAAACCAGAAATATCGAAGGCAGGGGCAGGCTAGGAGATGTGAGCTTTATATAAACTGTATGATGAAGACTCATACGGTAGTTCTGGCTTAGATACAGATGTCTCAGACGACTTACCCAGTTGGGCGGTGCCTGCGCGAGAATTGTAACGGTAGTAGCCTCTTGACTTGCAGTCCCTCGAACATCAGCTCCACCAGCTCTGGATTAACCGATACATCGCGAGGTTTTCGTCAAGCTAAGGCAGAAACCCAGCTGTCATCCGCCAAACATGGAAGTGTTCGCATAGATCCCTGGAAGCATTGCCAGTACGACTGGCAGGGGAGCAGTGCTATGGTGGGTGAGTGGCGCTATTAGTGCATGAGTGCCTAGCCCTAGATCGAAGCCGCGGAATATCGCCTTTTCCTCTGATTCGTCGCGATTTATGTCACCTGGACTGCGCAGTTCCCAGGTATGCATGATCCGTTGTTCTCAAAGGGAAAATTAGGACTGGGAGCATTGAGTAGCATGTTAAAAAGGGCACCGTACTGTGTACTGAGTGCGCGAATTTGCCGCTCAGTCTGCTTACAGCCTAATATATGCAACCCGGTAAACACCGCTGTGCTCTCTTCTTGTACTATCTTCAACTGAGAAATACATAAATTACAAGAGCCAGGACCTGGACAAGAATGCTGGTATATAAGATAGTAGTTCTTTTGCGCGTGTTTCTACCACCGGTTTAGCTTCGACTTTTACACCAGGGAGCAGTGGTTGATAAAAATAGAACCATATTGATTAGTAACAGCTACTTCAAAGTATCTCATTGTGCCAGCATAAACCCAGTTGGGACATGGGCGAAAAATTACTGCCAGATACAGGCCCGGTAAGAGGTTAGAACCGCAAGGGGCTGCCAACTGAGAATAATGCCATTTCTAGCGAAGTTGATACGGTGGCTAACCCGCATCCTATGATGTGCGCTAGCGCTCAATCACATATCTCCCCATATTTCGTGGCGCCACGCGGGTCTCAAACATGAGGTCGATTTCCTCGAAGGTCCGATCCTTCAGATCCGGAATATACAAGTAACAGAGCACCGTCGCAACCACGCCCAGCCCTCCAAAGACAAACCCGACTTTGCCCTGCATGTTGCCTTCATCGGGATTCACCATGTAGGGAATAACGATGTTCATGACGATCCCAAATACGGCCTGGGTCGCCGTGGCCATGGCGGTCGTCTTAGCTCGCAGCGACGGGGACGAGGTTTCGCCGAGAAGGACAAAGGCAACGGCGCCAATGCTGACTTGGTAGAAGAAGGCCCAGACGACTGTGAGCGCAGCCTGTGTCCAACTAGCCCCGCTCGTCGGAACGACGTCAAGAATCCcaatgaggagattgatcGTGCTGAGGATGGCCATCCCagagttgaagatgaggcGGCGACCCAGGCGATTGACGATTAACCACGAGATTATGGTGCCCACAACACCGCAGGCAGTGACGCCGACTCCAAGGTCAAAGGACCGCTCAGTAGGCAGACCTGCTAGCTGGAAGAAATATGCAGAGAAGCCGAGCACGAAAATGATGCCGACCAAGTGCTGGCAAACAAAGACGCCGCAGGATATGGTTGTCCGAAGGAGATTCGGGCCACGGATAGCATACGACCATTTGGATTCTCTCGCTGCGAGGTCCTGGGCCACTGTCATTCGTATAGCCACGAGTTTCGTGTCGACGTTTGTGCCGGCGCCGTAGAGTCGCTGCAGGGCATTTCTCGCGTCATCGATCCTGTTATGACGGACGAGGTACCACGGGGATTCGACGGAAAATGGAAGCCCTAGGCCCAAGAACACTGCGGTCAAGTTTGGTGAGCCTGCTCTATCAGACATTAGACGTTGGAAATAGACATACCCACGAAGAAGAATTGGATGGCGAACGGGCCCCTGTACGCC encodes the following:
- a CDS encoding protein bglJ (transcript_id=CADANIAT00003880) — its product is MYRQEATTVTILAQAPPNWPAPAFDISGFTSAFRPSRRAQRSNTTMGSIDTNSTDAWHTFAIPRLGIPAMRITDGPNGARGTRYFNGVPSACLPCGTALGATFDTDLLFKLGRLLAAECKAKGAHVLLGPTINIQRGPLGGRGFESFSEDPVLSGNSAASYCAGVKDLGIVPTLKHLVCNDQEHERIAVSAMVTERALREIYLMPFQLAIKNARPGALMTSYNKVNGLHASEDPGLLNHIIRKEWGFEGLIMSDWFGTYSVASAVNAGLDLEMPGPTRFRGPALMHALTSNKVSEKTLDDRVRKVLELVQLTSRAGIPEYAPAQKLDRVEDRVLLRQAAADSIVLLKNANEVLPLDPRKKTLVIGPNADIAAYCGGGSASLLAYYTVTPRQGIAEKCEEVVFSQGCYGHKELPLLGDHLKTETGERGYTFRVYTEPATYEDRQPVDVLHMTNSCAFLMDYSHPKISGDTYYATLEGRFEPTESGVYELGLTVAGTGLLYIDGELVIDNKTKQRHGTSFFGIGTVEERGERYLEAGRQHHVFVEYSTAPTSNLKHHGVVSFGPGGVRLGGCRKLDAETAIKQAVQLAAETEQVVVCVGMNGNWESEGFDRPHMDLPPGTDNLVRAVIEAQPNAVIVVQSGTPVTMPWADQAKALVQAWYGGSEGGNGIADVLFGDVNPSAKLPLTFPRDIAHNPSYLSYRSERGRVLYSEDVYVGYRYYDKVKQAPLFHFGHGLSYTTFKLSGLNVQETDPQASDISAEVVQIYVRPPTTASVGRPVRELKGYEKTMLHPGETKEISVTVPMGVATSFWDEGRSAWLSEKGTYAIEVVGTGERNMLSAPLCVQVSRYWNGL
- a CDS encoding putative MFS alpha-glucoside transporter (transcript_id=CADANIAT00003881), producing the protein MAVEKPAEHANIEALTRADSADAPVDSRAKSALASDNIFEHEQTVLQVLRGHPVLIWWAFFFSVSAIGWGFDAQVNGAVLSIPSFRRDFGEHFEGDFVVPAPWLSAFNSISSVGQFFGGFLCSAVADRVGRRLALAVGVMISCGGIFGELFSTARVAFLISKLILGVGLGFYLTIGPLYSSEVSPVVLRGITTAGVNLGIVIGQLLSNAAIKGFGERGDRWAYRGPFAIQFFFVVFLGLGLPFSVESPWYLVRHNRIDDARNALQRLYGAGTNVDTKLVAIRMTVAQDLAARESKWSYAIRGPNLLRTTISCGVFVCQHLVGIIFVLGFSAYFFQLAGLPTERSFDLGVGVTACGVVGTIISWLIVNRLGRRLIFNSGMAILSTINLLIGILDVVPTSGASWTQAALTVVWAFFYQVSIGAVAFVLLGETSSPSLRAKTTAMATATQAVFGIVMNIVIPYMVNPDEGNMQGKVGFVFGGLGVVATVLCYLYIPDLKDRTFEEIDLMFETRVAPRNMGRYVIER